A window of the Gemmatimonadota bacterium genome harbors these coding sequences:
- a CDS encoding radical SAM protein: protein MGRLDLPVAHGSGAPGAVAAAPSVPLQSLDELWFQVSGTICNLRCRHCFISCAPENHSAWFMTREEVGAALEESRGLAVKDYYFTGGEPFMNREIEGILEDALALGPATVLTNATLIPARRARALAELSKGSRYTLELRVSLDGFSSETNDPIRGEGTFERCMEGVTELVAAGFLPIVSCMQSWPDRETEATLESFRTLLASVGYDRPRIKILPPLRIGEEAKRTRAYDETEHVTHEMLHGYDLSQLLCTRARLVTARGVYACPILLESPAARLGETLREAVSREALLAESACFTCYVSGAICSNVSPTLGRDR, encoded by the coding sequence ATGGGGCGTCTGGACCTTCCAGTGGCGCACGGGAGCGGGGCCCCCGGCGCGGTCGCGGCCGCCCCGTCCGTCCCCCTCCAGTCGCTCGACGAGCTCTGGTTCCAGGTATCCGGGACCATCTGCAACCTCCGATGCCGGCACTGCTTCATCTCGTGTGCTCCCGAGAACCATTCGGCCTGGTTTATGACGCGGGAAGAAGTCGGCGCGGCGCTGGAAGAGTCCCGCGGGCTCGCGGTGAAAGACTACTATTTCACGGGCGGAGAGCCCTTCATGAATCGGGAGATCGAAGGGATCCTGGAGGACGCTCTCGCCCTGGGCCCGGCGACCGTCCTCACCAACGCGACCCTGATTCCGGCGCGCCGGGCGCGCGCCCTCGCGGAGCTCTCGAAGGGCTCCCGGTACACGCTGGAGCTACGTGTCTCTCTCGACGGGTTTTCTTCGGAGACAAACGACCCGATCCGCGGCGAGGGGACCTTCGAGCGCTGCATGGAGGGAGTCACGGAGCTCGTCGCCGCGGGCTTCCTCCCGATCGTGTCGTGTATGCAGAGCTGGCCCGACCGGGAGACCGAAGCGACCCTCGAGAGCTTCCGCACCCTTCTCGCATCGGTGGGATACGACCGTCCACGCATCAAGATACTTCCTCCCCTTCGCATCGGAGAAGAGGCGAAGCGGACGCGGGCATACGACGAGACGGAGCATGTCACCCATGAGATGCTGCACGGATACGACCTGAGCCAACTCCTCTGCACGCGCGCCCGCCTCGTCACCGCACGCGGTGTATACGCCTGTCCCATCCTCCTTGAATCTCCGGCGGCACGCCTCGGCGAGACGCTCCGGGAGGCGGTATCCCGCGAGGCTCTCCTCGCCGAGTCCGCATGTTTCACCTGCTACGTCAGCGGGGCGATCTGTTCGAACGTCTCGCCCACGCTGGGACGGGACCGGTGA
- a CDS encoding carbonic anhydrase → MRMDDRDAPRWVGRGEGADEAERLLEANRDWAEARVREDPRAFDRLARIQRPPFLFVGCCDSRKPLDTITRATPGDLFIHRNIANLVVPGDPAAAAVLEFAVHTLEVRHLIVCGHTRCGGVGAALDGVEEGALGTWLTPVRELAALHRNELAGIENREEREDQLSALNVIAQLENALTHPSVRRRLEGEGPPLHLRGWLFEVESGRLQALPLPTSRWREEGFLPAGVAEGRSR, encoded by the coding sequence ATGCGGATGGATGACCGGGATGCACCCCGGTGGGTCGGGCGCGGCGAAGGAGCCGACGAAGCGGAGCGGCTCCTGGAGGCGAATCGGGACTGGGCCGAAGCGCGGGTTCGTGAAGACCCACGGGCCTTCGACCGCCTCGCGCGGATTCAGCGTCCCCCCTTTCTCTTCGTCGGATGCTGTGACTCCCGAAAGCCCCTCGACACGATCACGAGGGCGACCCCCGGCGACCTCTTCATCCATCGGAACATCGCGAACCTCGTGGTCCCCGGGGATCCCGCGGCGGCGGCAGTGCTCGAGTTCGCGGTCCACACGCTGGAGGTGCGCCACCTGATCGTGTGCGGCCACACCCGCTGTGGTGGGGTAGGTGCCGCTCTGGACGGGGTGGAGGAGGGGGCGCTCGGCACCTGGCTCACTCCGGTGCGCGAGCTCGCGGCGCTTCATCGGAACGAGCTCGCCGGAATCGAGAACCGCGAGGAGCGCGAGGACCAACTCTCAGCCCTCAATGTCATCGCCCAGCTCGAAAACGCGCTCACCCATCCCAGCGTCCGCCGCCGCCTCGAGGGTGAGGGTCCGCCCCTCCACCTCCGCGGGTGGCTCTTCGAGGTCGAGTCCGGCCGCCTCCAGGCGCTTCCCCTCCCGACGTCGCGGTGGAGGGAGGAGGGGTTCCTTCCGGCGGGAGTCGCGGAAGGCCGGAGCCGATAG
- the hemG gene encoding protoporphyrinogen oxidase, with product MIGIVGGGISGLFLLHLLTKQGVEALLFEADGEPGGVIRSRRLTGPSGEVTADLGPQRVRLTPGLGTIVDDLGLRPSLLRAPTGVPFTVYYRGHLHPAPLGVRDALRSSLISWGGKLRALGDLVTGPPAPEESVAHALRRKLGPEIFERLAGPILGGLYGSHPEEMEARHTLLPILRRTGGGRSLLLALLRASRAADLPVVSFEEGMGALPWALAERYRDRVRPATPVREIRSAGGGFHEIATDGDTIRVRDVVLAVPAPEAGRILATAAPEAASLVGSLRYNPLAVVPLVASDLDRLPPVGTGFKMTLDSPMATRGVTAHGTLFGRTGLFSAFLGGMGGEALMDRPDAEILAIAQEEFREVTGVDAAPLLVHRTHMPAWDRSWSAMDRLRLPSGLHVCAAYSDRPGIGGRLEEALRVAARLTR from the coding sequence GGGGTCATTCGGAGCCGCCGGCTCACCGGTCCATCGGGAGAGGTGACCGCCGACCTCGGCCCCCAACGCGTGCGACTGACCCCGGGACTCGGCACGATCGTGGACGACCTCGGGCTCAGGCCGTCGCTCCTGCGGGCGCCTACCGGCGTCCCCTTCACCGTTTATTACCGGGGACACCTCCACCCGGCACCCCTCGGCGTGCGCGACGCCCTGCGGAGCAGCCTCATCTCCTGGGGCGGAAAGCTTCGAGCCCTTGGTGACCTCGTCACCGGTCCCCCTGCACCCGAGGAGTCGGTCGCCCACGCACTCCGGCGGAAGCTGGGTCCCGAGATCTTCGAGCGCCTCGCCGGGCCGATCCTCGGGGGGCTTTACGGCTCACATCCCGAAGAGATGGAGGCCCGCCATACGCTCCTTCCGATTCTGCGACGAACGGGCGGGGGAAGGAGCCTCCTCCTCGCACTCCTCCGCGCGTCGCGGGCCGCGGACCTCCCCGTCGTTTCCTTCGAGGAAGGGATGGGGGCGCTCCCCTGGGCGCTCGCGGAGCGATACCGCGACCGGGTTCGGCCAGCGACTCCAGTGCGCGAGATCCGGAGCGCCGGCGGAGGCTTCCACGAGATCGCCACGGACGGCGACACGATCCGGGTGCGCGACGTCGTCCTCGCGGTCCCGGCCCCTGAAGCCGGGCGCATTCTCGCGACGGCCGCCCCGGAGGCGGCCTCCCTCGTCGGCTCTCTCCGGTACAACCCGCTCGCAGTCGTTCCACTCGTCGCCTCCGATCTCGACCGCCTGCCGCCGGTCGGCACGGGATTCAAGATGACGCTGGATAGCCCGATGGCGACGCGGGGCGTCACCGCACACGGGACGTTATTCGGAAGGACCGGCCTTTTCTCGGCATTCCTGGGCGGGATGGGGGGAGAGGCGCTGATGGATCGGCCGGACGCGGAGATTCTCGCGATCGCCCAGGAGGAGTTCCGCGAAGTGACGGGCGTGGATGCCGCCCCCCTCCTCGTCCACCGCACGCACATGCCGGCCTGGGATCGGAGTTGGAGCGCGATGGACCGGCTCCGCCTCCCGTCCGGCCTCCACGTCTGCGCGGCCTACTCGGATCGCCCCGGCATCGGAGGCCGCCTTGAGGAGGCGCTCCGGGTGGCCGCCCGGCTCACCCGTTGA
- a CDS encoding phosphoribosyltransferase family protein, protein MTAFGGPMPDPLVRRDEFLDLSWEMFGELCRALAMRVGQDYQAEAVVGIARAGVIPAAVLASILRIDFYSMKISRWEGDDRVRERPAILSAAPPQVRGKRVILVDEIATSGETFRLGLAAVRDVGPSEIRTATVFVRPRGYAPDYFALETDATVVFPWDRKIFSGNEWVVNPRYRGVING, encoded by the coding sequence TTGACCGCGTTCGGAGGACCGATGCCGGATCCGCTGGTGAGAAGGGACGAATTCCTGGACCTCTCCTGGGAGATGTTCGGAGAGCTTTGCCGGGCGCTCGCCATGCGCGTGGGCCAGGACTATCAGGCCGAGGCAGTCGTTGGAATCGCGCGCGCGGGGGTCATTCCCGCCGCCGTCCTCGCCTCCATCCTGCGCATCGACTTCTACTCGATGAAGATCTCCCGCTGGGAGGGCGACGATCGGGTGCGAGAGCGCCCCGCCATCCTCTCGGCCGCCCCCCCGCAGGTGCGTGGAAAGCGCGTCATTCTGGTGGACGAAATTGCGACCTCCGGAGAGACCTTTCGCCTCGGCCTCGCCGCGGTCCGCGACGTCGGGCCTTCCGAGATCCGGACCGCGACCGTCTTCGTCCGGCCGCGCGGGTACGCGCCGGACTATTTCGCCCTGGAGACGGATGCCACGGTGGTCTTCCCGTGGGACCGGAAGATCTTCAGCGGAAACGAGTGGGTCGTGAATCCGCGCTACCGGGGCGTCATCAACGGGTGA
- a CDS encoding metallophosphoesterase family protein, whose product MSSPWRPGRWSEDAEPRFRKVAVFGGVYSNHLALRALLEDARAKGAEALLCLGDLGAFGPNPDRSVELILEGGIPVVRGNYDDSLARGLEDCQCGYTDSRDNHFAHISYAYTFSRTAPEHRSWMGSLPRDLRFRIGETRVFAFHGSPRRMNEFLWETTTPTHFLEAMADDLGADLLLGTHTGLHWSRQLQGVRRYVNVGALGRPANDGTPLVWYVLLEATAGSVVHHFVPLAYDHRALADEMAVEDLPAEFIETIRTGWWTTCLEILPGKERARGRF is encoded by the coding sequence GTGAGCTCCCCCTGGCGCCCCGGGCGTTGGTCGGAGGATGCGGAACCTCGCTTCCGGAAAGTCGCCGTCTTCGGCGGCGTCTATTCGAACCACCTGGCCCTTCGCGCCCTGCTCGAGGACGCGCGGGCCAAGGGAGCCGAAGCCCTGCTCTGCCTGGGAGACCTCGGGGCCTTCGGTCCAAATCCGGACCGATCGGTCGAGCTGATCCTGGAAGGTGGAATTCCGGTCGTGCGCGGGAATTACGACGATTCGCTCGCGCGCGGCCTCGAGGACTGCCAATGCGGGTATACCGATTCGCGCGACAATCACTTCGCGCACATTTCTTACGCGTACACTTTTTCCCGCACCGCTCCCGAGCACCGAAGCTGGATGGGGTCGCTCCCTCGGGATCTACGTTTCCGGATCGGGGAGACTCGCGTCTTCGCCTTCCATGGAAGTCCGCGCAGGATGAACGAATTCCTCTGGGAGACGACGACCCCTACACACTTCCTCGAGGCGATGGCAGACGACCTGGGGGCGGATCTCCTCCTCGGCACGCACACCGGACTTCATTGGAGTCGCCAGCTCCAGGGCGTCCGCCGGTACGTGAACGTGGGCGCACTGGGTCGGCCCGCGAACGATGGGACGCCATTGGTCTGGTATGTCCTCCTGGAGGCGACCGCGGGGAGTGTGGTCCATCACTTCGTCCCCCTGGCGTACGATCATCGGGCGCTGGCGGACGAGATGGCGGTGGAGGACCTCCCCGCCGAATTCATCGAGACCATTCGAACCGGATGGTGGACGACCTGCCTCGAAATTTTACCGGGGAAGGAGCGCGCCCGAGGCCGCTTCTGA
- a CDS encoding pitrilysin family protein has product MKDSARGEGAGGAVVMRVPSRASMWDWRGAAVAVLLWFVLAACVEDPGSAAGTSQIVEFTAAGIPVVLKPVHANEVIALRLYLKGGSANLTPESAGIENFIAAVSERGTQRYSRDEFAARSAATGTVIGGEVNPDYTVTSVQAVSEHWEAAWDLFAQAVRYPTFPDAEVELVRGQILNQLRARVDNPDAYLAVQANALLYDGHPYAIDPFGMLETVQAMTVDDLRAWHAERLTKENLLVVAVGNVTQADLTEKIESAFGELPASGGAAGEIPQLAPSPAAVQVTERELPTNYIRGQFVAPDPGHPDYPAMRLAIELLNDRLFEEVRTKRNLSYAVGVGLSQRRSNYGILYVTPVEPDTTLAVILAELDRLKNEPLSAARLGQSANVYLTQYYLGQETNMLQATTLGTFELVGGGWEGAEAFGERIRAVTPEEIQRVARTYLTGLHIAVIGDPEAVNSELFTSY; this is encoded by the coding sequence ATGAAAGACTCTGCGAGAGGCGAGGGCGCGGGAGGGGCCGTAGTCATGAGGGTGCCGAGCCGTGCGTCCATGTGGGATTGGCGGGGCGCTGCGGTCGCGGTGTTGCTCTGGTTCGTTTTGGCAGCATGCGTGGAGGATCCCGGTTCGGCGGCGGGGACGTCACAGATCGTGGAGTTCACCGCCGCCGGAATTCCCGTGGTCCTCAAGCCCGTTCACGCGAACGAGGTGATCGCGCTGCGCCTCTACCTGAAGGGGGGTAGCGCGAACCTCACTCCGGAGTCGGCTGGGATCGAAAACTTCATCGCCGCCGTTTCGGAGAGGGGGACCCAGAGGTACTCACGCGACGAGTTCGCGGCTCGCTCCGCCGCGACCGGCACCGTCATCGGCGGGGAGGTGAATCCCGACTACACGGTGACCAGCGTTCAGGCGGTGTCGGAGCACTGGGAGGCGGCGTGGGACCTCTTCGCCCAAGCGGTTCGGTATCCCACATTCCCCGACGCGGAAGTCGAGCTCGTGAGGGGACAGATCCTCAACCAGCTCCGCGCCCGGGTGGACAATCCCGATGCCTACCTCGCGGTCCAGGCGAACGCGCTCCTGTACGATGGGCATCCTTACGCGATAGACCCGTTCGGAATGCTCGAAACCGTCCAGGCCATGACAGTGGACGACCTGCGCGCCTGGCACGCGGAGCGCCTGACGAAGGAAAATCTCCTCGTCGTGGCGGTCGGAAACGTGACCCAGGCCGACCTGACGGAGAAAATCGAGAGCGCCTTCGGGGAACTCCCGGCGTCGGGAGGAGCGGCGGGCGAGATTCCTCAGCTAGCCCCCTCTCCCGCCGCGGTGCAGGTGACCGAACGCGAGCTCCCGACCAACTACATCCGAGGCCAGTTCGTGGCGCCCGATCCCGGGCATCCGGACTATCCGGCCATGCGGCTCGCCATCGAGCTGCTGAACGACCGGCTTTTCGAGGAGGTTCGGACGAAGCGTAACCTGAGTTATGCAGTGGGCGTTGGGCTCTCCCAACGTCGCTCCAACTACGGCATCCTCTACGTGACTCCTGTGGAACCGGACACGACGCTCGCGGTGATCCTGGCGGAGCTAGACCGTCTCAAGAACGAACCGCTTTCGGCAGCGCGGCTCGGGCAGTCCGCCAACGTCTACCTCACCCAGTATTATCTGGGGCAGGAGACCAACATGCTTCAGGCGACCACGCTCGGGACCTTCGAGCTCGTCGGCGGGGGGTGGGAGGGCGCCGAGGCCTTCGGTGAGCGGATCCGGGCTGTCACGCCCGAGGAGATTCAACGGGTGGCCCGCACCTATCTGACGGGACTCCACATCGCCGTGATCGGCGATCCGGAGGCCGTGAACAGTGAGCTTTTCACTTCGTATTGA
- a CDS encoding methyltransferase domain-containing protein, producing the protein MALNTTRWNRLRYTLYAPIYDRLVRLDRARARAIGLLGLRPGERVLVVGAGTGQDLDLLPAEVRVTAGDISPGMLRRLRTRVERSGREVEVRELDAHHLPFADATFDAVLLHLVVAIVPDPRACLSEAARVVRPGGRISILDKFAPEQGTIPLWRRLLNPVSETLATSVSRRLAPLLTGLPLRIESRAPVAFRGLLEAALLRKDEADSPAGEGNVEA; encoded by the coding sequence ATGGCGCTCAATACGACGCGGTGGAATCGCCTCAGGTACACGCTTTACGCCCCCATCTACGACCGACTCGTCCGGCTCGATCGGGCGAGAGCGCGCGCGATCGGGCTCCTCGGGCTGCGTCCCGGCGAGCGGGTCCTCGTCGTCGGCGCGGGAACGGGTCAGGACCTCGATCTCCTTCCCGCGGAGGTAAGGGTGACCGCGGGGGACATCTCGCCGGGGATGCTCCGCCGCCTCCGGACACGGGTCGAGCGCTCCGGGCGCGAGGTCGAAGTGAGAGAGCTCGACGCACACCACCTCCCTTTCGCCGACGCGACCTTCGATGCGGTCCTCCTCCATCTCGTCGTGGCGATCGTCCCCGATCCGAGAGCCTGCTTGTCCGAGGCGGCGCGGGTCGTCCGTCCCGGGGGGAGGATCTCGATCCTCGATAAATTCGCGCCCGAGCAAGGAACGATTCCCCTCTGGAGGCGGCTCCTCAACCCGGTCTCCGAGACGCTTGCGACCTCGGTGAGCCGGCGGCTCGCTCCCCTTCTCACGGGGCTTCCCCTTCGTATCGAGTCGCGTGCCCCGGTGGCCTTCCGCGGCCTCCTCGAGGCGGCGCTGCTCAGGAAGGACGAGGCAGACAGCCCGGCAGGGGAGGGGAACGTCGAGGCCTGA
- a CDS encoding pitrilysin family protein, with translation MRNKSSVKLGARVGSAGFVGSGAFVAWTITAFALFAPQLLAQDGLPLATRTLENGLEVIVIENPLVPIVTVELDVKNGSYTEPPEFDGLSHLYEHMFFKANGSIPSQERYLERVNELGGIFNGTTSTERVNYFLTLGVDSLAAGIQFMEDAIRDPLFLEEELVREREVVIGEYDRAESTPSFHLGREMDRLLWSPEYYSRKNPIGARDVILTTLPEQMRIIQERYYVPNNTALILAGAVTAEEGFELAERIFGDWPRGEDPFATPVPDPPPLTASRAVIVEQPVGSVTVQIQWQGPSVDDDPRATHVADLLGTVLSNPTSAFQKALVESGLAFGAGFSYFTQRHVGPIAVSGQTTPDRALELHRALLSEMERLGNPGTITAEQLESAKAQVRIGELYAREQASAWAHTVGFWWAVSGLDYYRTYVDDILTVTTDEVAGFARIYLIGKPRVSGVLISPEARQAAGLRESDLLLTEVGP, from the coding sequence ATGCGCAACAAGTCCTCCGTCAAACTCGGCGCCCGGGTCGGTTCCGCCGGCTTTGTAGGGTCCGGCGCCTTCGTGGCCTGGACGATCACCGCCTTCGCCCTTTTCGCTCCCCAACTCCTCGCGCAGGACGGGCTTCCCCTCGCCACGCGAACGCTGGAGAACGGTCTGGAAGTGATCGTGATCGAGAATCCCCTGGTTCCGATCGTCACGGTCGAGCTGGACGTGAAAAACGGCTCCTATACGGAGCCGCCCGAATTCGACGGCCTGTCCCACCTTTACGAACACATGTTCTTCAAGGCGAATGGCTCGATCCCGAGCCAGGAGCGTTACCTGGAGCGGGTGAATGAGCTCGGGGGGATCTTCAACGGGACCACTTCGACCGAGCGGGTGAACTATTTCCTCACACTCGGCGTGGACAGCCTCGCGGCCGGGATCCAGTTCATGGAGGACGCGATCCGCGACCCGCTTTTTCTCGAAGAGGAGCTGGTTCGCGAGAGGGAAGTCGTCATCGGTGAATACGACCGGGCGGAATCGACGCCCTCCTTCCACCTGGGACGCGAGATGGACCGCCTCCTCTGGAGCCCGGAATATTATTCGCGAAAGAACCCCATCGGGGCGCGCGACGTGATCCTGACGACGCTCCCCGAACAGATGCGGATCATCCAGGAGCGGTATTACGTGCCCAACAACACCGCGCTCATCCTCGCGGGCGCGGTGACGGCGGAGGAGGGGTTCGAGCTGGCGGAACGGATCTTCGGGGATTGGCCCCGCGGGGAAGATCCCTTTGCGACCCCCGTTCCGGATCCGCCGCCGCTGACGGCCTCCCGAGCCGTGATCGTGGAACAACCCGTGGGCTCCGTTACCGTCCAGATCCAGTGGCAGGGACCGAGTGTGGACGACGATCCGCGTGCGACCCACGTGGCGGACCTCCTGGGTACGGTTCTCTCCAATCCGACCAGCGCCTTCCAGAAGGCGCTGGTGGAGAGCGGGCTCGCTTTCGGGGCAGGATTTTCCTACTTCACCCAAAGACATGTGGGGCCGATCGCGGTGTCCGGACAGACCACCCCCGACCGGGCCCTCGAGTTGCACCGGGCCCTCCTGAGCGAAATGGAGAGGCTCGGGAATCCCGGAACCATCACCGCGGAGCAGCTCGAATCGGCGAAGGCCCAGGTTCGGATCGGCGAGCTCTACGCGCGTGAGCAGGCAAGCGCATGGGCGCACACCGTCGGCTTCTGGTGGGCCGTGTCGGGCCTGGACTACTACCGCACCTATGTGGACGACATCCTCACGGTCACTACCGACGAGGTCGCCGGCTTCGCTCGAATTTACCTGATCGGAAAGCCGCGGGTGAGCGGCGTGTTGATCAGCCCCGAGGCGCGTCAGGCTGCCGGGCTCAGGGAAAGCGACCTCCTCCTCACGGAGGTGGGCCCATGA
- the cysK gene encoding cysteine synthase A, whose translation MTRKTTPAAPRVDDHIGHTPVVRLTRVLEPGMAEVWVKLEGLNPAGSIKDRTARALVDDGEVRGLLRPGGTIVEPTSGNTGIGLAQIAAARGYRLILCLPSSMSEERVLTLQSYGAELVLTDPERRMLAAIEKAEELEKELGAYYPNQFSNPANPRVHYETTGPELWRDMEGDLDVFVYGSGTGGTITGVGRYLKEQDAGVRVVAVEPGRSAVISGKERGHHQFQGMGPGFIPDNLDLSLLDDVRSQWEEEAFPFARRLAREEGLFLGMSSGAIILTAVQIARELGPGHRVAAISPDSGARYLSTPLFHDSVDGEGAPGMG comes from the coding sequence ATGACCCGCAAAACCACGCCGGCCGCACCCCGCGTGGACGACCACATCGGTCACACCCCCGTGGTCCGGCTCACCCGTGTGTTGGAGCCGGGGATGGCGGAAGTTTGGGTGAAGCTCGAGGGGTTGAACCCGGCGGGCTCGATCAAAGACCGGACGGCGCGCGCCCTCGTGGACGACGGTGAGGTGCGGGGGCTCCTCCGCCCCGGAGGGACGATCGTCGAGCCCACCTCGGGGAACACCGGGATCGGGCTCGCCCAAATCGCCGCGGCGCGCGGGTACCGGCTCATCCTCTGCCTGCCCTCCTCGATGAGCGAGGAGAGGGTCCTCACCCTCCAGTCCTATGGGGCGGAGCTCGTCCTGACCGACCCCGAGCGCCGGATGCTCGCGGCGATCGAGAAGGCCGAGGAGCTCGAGAAGGAGCTCGGGGCCTATTATCCCAACCAGTTCTCGAATCCCGCCAATCCTCGCGTCCACTACGAGACGACCGGACCCGAGCTCTGGCGAGACATGGAAGGAGACCTGGACGTCTTCGTCTACGGCTCGGGAACGGGGGGGACGATCACGGGGGTGGGGCGATACCTCAAGGAGCAGGATGCCGGCGTGCGTGTGGTCGCAGTCGAGCCGGGACGTTCCGCCGTGATCTCCGGAAAGGAGCGCGGGCACCACCAGTTCCAGGGGATGGGCCCCGGATTCATCCCGGACAATCTCGATCTGAGCCTCCTCGACGACGTCCGCAGCCAGTGGGAAGAGGAAGCCTTCCCCTTCGCACGGCGCCTCGCCAGGGAAGAGGGCCTCTTCCTTGGAATGAGCTCGGGCGCCATCATCCTAACCGCGGTCCAGATCGCACGGGAGCTGGGACCGGGCCACCGGGTCGCGGCGATCTCCCCGGACTCGGGAGCCCGGTATCTGAGCACGCCGCTCTTCCACGACAGCGTGGACGGCGAAGGGGCGCCGGGGATGGGATGA
- a CDS encoding PAS domain S-box protein codes for MPSAEHYREVFRAAPDGILLVDAAGTIVEANPEALRLFGYAESQLVGAPIETLVPAAARDKHRERRDGYLAHPRPRPMGIGMELAGVRNDGVLIPVEISLSPLVSTGGTRVVVIVRDLTEHRRLKGFGAAALKAQEAERQRIAHELHDETAQSLAALLLRMKVLEMSLSEPKEIAKVAELREGLNAAMEGVRRMARGLRPPDLEEIGLAAALRSDVRARFPHVRVVLQLDGSEKRLSPDQTLAAYRIAQEAITNAIRHGGAETVEVRVRETESGESAELEISDTGRGFDPKQVAESGTGLGLVGMDERAQIAGGRFELSSHPGKGTRVKVLLPIAMRRRDG; via the coding sequence ATGCCTTCGGCCGAACACTACCGTGAAGTTTTTCGGGCGGCGCCGGATGGGATCCTCCTCGTGGATGCCGCCGGCACGATCGTGGAGGCCAACCCCGAAGCGCTCCGTCTCTTCGGGTACGCGGAGTCCCAACTTGTCGGCGCGCCGATCGAGACCCTCGTCCCCGCGGCCGCGCGGGACAAGCACCGCGAGCGCCGGGATGGGTATCTCGCCCACCCGCGCCCACGCCCGATGGGAATCGGGATGGAGCTCGCCGGCGTTCGCAACGATGGCGTGCTCATTCCAGTGGAAATTTCGTTGAGCCCTCTCGTCTCCACTGGGGGAACGCGCGTCGTGGTCATCGTGCGGGATCTGACCGAACACCGGAGGCTCAAGGGATTCGGCGCGGCGGCGCTCAAGGCCCAGGAGGCGGAGCGGCAGCGGATCGCCCACGAGCTGCACGATGAAACGGCGCAGTCGCTCGCGGCCCTGCTTCTCCGGATGAAAGTGCTGGAGATGAGCTTATCGGAGCCGAAAGAGATTGCGAAGGTCGCGGAGCTCAGAGAAGGGCTCAACGCGGCCATGGAGGGAGTCCGGCGGATGGCCCGTGGGCTCCGTCCTCCGGATCTCGAGGAGATCGGACTCGCGGCGGCGCTTCGCTCGGACGTTCGGGCCAGATTTCCCCATGTGAGGGTCGTTCTCCAACTCGACGGCTCGGAAAAGCGGCTCTCCCCCGACCAGACGCTGGCCGCGTATCGGATTGCACAGGAGGCCATCACCAACGCCATTCGCCACGGGGGTGCCGAGACCGTGGAGGTGCGGGTCCGGGAGACGGAGAGCGGGGAAAGCGCCGAGTTGGAGATCTCCGACACTGGGAGGGGATTCGACCCCAAGCAGGTCGCCGAGAGCGGGACCGGGCTCGGTCTCGTCGGCATGGACGAGCGCGCACAGATTGCCGGCGGGCGATTCGAGCTCTCCTCCCATCCGGGGAAGGGAACGCGTGTGAAGGTTCTCCTCCCCATCGCCATGAGGAGGAGGGATGGCTGA
- a CDS encoding response regulator transcription factor: protein MADSIRVLLADDHAMFRAGLRALLETEGGIDVVGEAGSGNEAVERALELRPDVVLMDLSMPDTHGLDATRRIAALGIGVHVLVLTAHAEEEYLVPVVEAGASGYLTKARADRDLLEAIRTVARGEVYLPAQAATLLLREMRNSGGADQPGLSELSPREREVLALTAEGYSSSEIGKKLFISSKTVDTYRARIMEKLGLNHRSELVRFALKVGLLREL from the coding sequence ATGGCTGATTCGATCCGGGTCCTTCTCGCCGACGATCACGCGATGTTTCGCGCCGGGCTTCGTGCCCTCCTCGAAACGGAGGGGGGGATCGATGTCGTGGGAGAGGCCGGCTCCGGGAACGAAGCCGTCGAGAGAGCGCTGGAGCTCCGCCCGGATGTGGTCCTGATGGATCTCTCCATGCCGGACACGCACGGCCTCGACGCGACCCGCCGGATCGCCGCCCTCGGGATCGGCGTGCATGTCCTCGTTCTCACGGCGCACGCCGAGGAGGAGTACCTCGTTCCGGTGGTGGAGGCCGGGGCGAGCGGTTACCTGACCAAGGCGCGCGCGGACCGCGATCTCCTCGAGGCCATTCGCACGGTGGCCAGAGGGGAAGTGTACCTTCCGGCTCAAGCCGCGACCCTCCTTCTCAGGGAGATGCGGAACTCGGGGGGCGCCGATCAACCGGGGCTCTCGGAGCTGAGCCCGCGGGAGCGGGAGGTGCTGGCCCTCACCGCGGAAGGGTATTCCTCCTCCGAGATCGGCAAGAAGCTCTTCATCTCGTCGAAGACGGTGGATACCTACCGGGCGAGGATCATGGAGAAGTTGGGACTCAACCACCGTTCCGAGCTGGTGCGTTTCGCCCTGAAGGTCGGTCTCCTGCGGGAGCTCTGA